A DNA window from Streptomyces bacillaris contains the following coding sequences:
- a CDS encoding catalase produces MTDISRKPTTSDSGAPVESDEHSLTVGPGGPILLQDSYLIEQMAQFNRERIPERQPHAKGSGAFGKFEVTADVSAYTKAALFQPGTTTDLVVRFSTVAGERGSPDTWRDPRGFAVKFYTTEGNYDMVGNNTPVFFVKDPMKFQHFIRSQKRRADNNLRDHDMQWDFWTLSPESAHQVTWLLGDRGIPRTWRHMNGYTSHTYMWINAEGQRFWVKYHFKTDQGIETFTQHEADQMAAADTDYHTRDLFEHIRDGDFPSWTLKVQIMPYEEAADYRFNPFDLTKVWPHGDYPLIEVGRMTLDRNPTDNHAEIEQAAFQPNNFVPGIGPSPDRMLLARLFSYADAHRHRIGGNYQQLPVNAPVAPVHTYSKDGAMAYRKTSDPVYAPNSKGGPAADTERYGTPPSWYADGDITRAAYVDHAEDDDWGQAGTMVREVLDDAARDRLVDNVVGHLLNGVTEPVLQRAFTYWSNIDATLGKRIQEGVRAKADEKDPKAAEQANPARSSMQRKA; encoded by the coding sequence ATGACCGACATCTCGCGCAAGCCGACCACCTCCGACTCCGGCGCCCCGGTGGAGAGCGACGAGCATTCGCTCACCGTCGGCCCGGGCGGACCGATCCTGCTCCAGGACTCGTACCTGATCGAGCAGATGGCCCAGTTCAACCGCGAACGCATCCCCGAACGCCAGCCGCACGCCAAGGGCAGCGGAGCGTTCGGGAAGTTCGAGGTGACCGCGGACGTGTCCGCGTACACGAAGGCGGCGCTCTTCCAGCCGGGCACCACGACCGACCTGGTCGTCCGGTTCTCCACCGTGGCGGGGGAGCGGGGCAGCCCGGACACCTGGCGGGACCCGCGCGGCTTCGCGGTGAAGTTCTACACCACCGAGGGCAACTACGACATGGTGGGCAACAACACCCCCGTGTTCTTCGTGAAGGACCCGATGAAGTTCCAGCACTTCATCCGGTCCCAGAAACGCCGGGCGGACAACAACCTCCGCGACCACGACATGCAGTGGGACTTCTGGACGCTCTCGCCGGAGTCGGCCCACCAGGTCACCTGGCTGTTGGGGGACCGGGGCATCCCGCGCACCTGGCGCCACATGAACGGCTACACCTCGCACACGTACATGTGGATCAACGCCGAGGGCCAGCGGTTCTGGGTGAAGTACCACTTCAAGACCGACCAGGGCATCGAGACGTTCACGCAGCACGAGGCCGACCAGATGGCGGCGGCGGACACCGACTACCACACGCGTGATCTCTTCGAGCACATCCGCGACGGCGACTTCCCGAGCTGGACGCTGAAGGTCCAGATCATGCCGTACGAGGAGGCCGCGGACTACCGGTTCAACCCCTTCGACCTGACCAAGGTGTGGCCGCACGGCGACTACCCGCTGATCGAGGTCGGCCGGATGACGCTGGACCGCAACCCCACGGACAACCACGCCGAGATCGAGCAGGCGGCCTTCCAGCCGAACAACTTCGTCCCCGGCATCGGCCCGAGCCCGGACCGGATGCTCCTGGCGCGGCTGTTCTCCTACGCCGACGCGCACCGCCACCGCATCGGCGGCAACTACCAGCAGCTGCCCGTCAACGCCCCGGTCGCCCCGGTGCACACGTACTCCAAGGACGGGGCGATGGCGTACCGGAAGACCTCAGACCCGGTCTACGCCCCCAACTCCAAGGGCGGCCCGGCGGCCGACACCGAGCGCTACGGCACCCCGCCGAGCTGGTACGCCGACGGGGACATCACCCGGGCGGCCTACGTCGACCACGCCGAGGACGACGACTGGGGCCAGGCGGGCACGATGGTCCGCGAGGTCCTGGACGACGCGGCCCGGGACCGGCTGGTGGACAACGTGGTCGGCCACCTCCTCAACGGGGTGACCGAGCCGGTGCTCCAGCGGGCCTTCACGTACTGGTCGAACATCGACGCCACCCTCGGCAAGCGCATCCAGGAGGGCGTCCGGGCGAAGGCCGACGAGAAGGACCCGAAGGCCGCCGAACAGGCCAACCCGGCCCGCAGCTCCATGCAGCGCAAGGCCTGA
- a CDS encoding GNAT family N-acetyltransferase, which translates to MPISNVPRTATADDAPDISRTLALAFDDDPMMRWFFPEDASREAALGRYFTTLFTRQYVHHGVCERTGAAAAFWVAPEAQAKAVPDAETIQELRNILGDRAGLFRDAVETAARHTPQEPHWSLALIGADPAAQGQGHGSRLLRSGLAKADAAGQPVYLESSKASNLPVYEHFGFTVREEFALPGDGAPTLWGMWRDPRDSHGLRDPRD; encoded by the coding sequence ATGCCGATATCGAACGTTCCACGTACGGCTACGGCCGACGACGCCCCGGACATCAGCCGCACGCTCGCCCTCGCCTTCGACGACGACCCGATGATGCGCTGGTTCTTTCCCGAAGACGCTTCCCGTGAGGCGGCGTTGGGCCGCTACTTCACCACGCTCTTCACCCGGCAGTACGTCCACCACGGCGTGTGCGAGCGCACGGGGGCGGCTGCCGCGTTCTGGGTGGCGCCGGAGGCACAGGCCAAGGCCGTCCCGGACGCGGAGACCATCCAGGAGCTACGGAACATCCTGGGCGACCGGGCCGGGCTCTTCCGGGACGCCGTGGAGACGGCCGCCCGCCACACGCCCCAGGAACCCCACTGGTCCCTGGCGCTGATCGGCGCCGACCCCGCCGCCCAGGGCCAGGGACACGGGTCCCGGCTGCTCCGCTCGGGGCTGGCCAAGGCCGACGCGGCCGGGCAGCCCGTCTATCTGGAGTCCTCCAAGGCCTCCAACCTCCCGGTCTACGAGCACTTCGGCTTCACCGTGCGCGAGGAGTTCGCCCTGCCGGGCGACGGCGCCCCGACCCTCTGGGGCATGTGGCGCGACCCGCGCGACTCCCACGGCCTTCGCGACCCGCGCGACTGA
- a CDS encoding ATP-binding protein, whose translation MNETTQPPYLRTNFYCRDRSSVPVVRKFTRKALIEWGCEERAYDMLLCVTELATNALRHGVPPGRGFRVKISLERLEAALRIELHDSGDGEVRMADGLPGVEEEGGRGLLLVSALADKWGVAERNPGKIVWCEFTLG comes from the coding sequence ATGAACGAGACAACCCAACCCCCCTACCTCCGCACGAACTTCTACTGCCGCGACCGCAGCTCGGTCCCGGTCGTACGTAAGTTCACCCGCAAGGCGCTGATCGAGTGGGGGTGCGAGGAACGCGCCTACGACATGCTGCTCTGCGTGACCGAGCTGGCGACCAACGCCCTCCGGCACGGCGTTCCGCCGGGGCGCGGATTCCGGGTCAAGATCTCTCTGGAGCGGCTGGAGGCGGCGCTCCGGATCGAGCTGCACGACAGCGGTGACGGCGAGGTGCGGATGGCGGACGGGCTGCCCGGTGTGGAGGAGGAGGGCGGCCGGGGGCTGCTTCTGGTCTCCGCGCTGGCGGACAAGTGGGGCGTGGCGGAGCGGAACCCCGGCAAGATCGTGTGGTGCGAGTTCACGCTCGGGTGA
- a CDS encoding NAD(P)/FAD-dependent oxidoreductase, giving the protein MEGRNDMEQRQAQRRRYDVVVVGGGAAGLSGALTLARARRSVLVIDAGEPRNAPASHVHNYLGRESTPPGELLAIGRGEVTGYGGEIAGGRVASAERLPEDGGFRVALEDGSSVEARRLLVTTGLVDELPPVPGLAERWGREVLHCPYCHGREVADRPVGVLSVGPLAVHQALMWRQWSDDVTLFRHTGPEPTDEEYEQLAARGVAVVDGEVEGLEVTDDRLTGVRLAGGRVIPREAVVVQARFTARSAVLESLGLAAVPQEMGGEVIGTYVPTDPVGATEVPGVWAAGNVTRLTEQVIGAAAAGLMAGAAINGDLIAEDTRIAVEERRRG; this is encoded by the coding sequence ATGGAGGGCAGGAACGACATGGAACAGCGGCAGGCACAGCGGCGGCGGTACGACGTGGTGGTCGTGGGCGGCGGGGCGGCCGGGCTCAGCGGGGCGCTCACCCTGGCGCGGGCCCGGCGCTCGGTGCTGGTGATCGACGCGGGGGAGCCCCGTAACGCGCCCGCGTCGCATGTCCACAACTACCTGGGCCGGGAGTCGACCCCGCCCGGGGAGCTGCTGGCGATCGGCCGGGGCGAGGTGACCGGGTACGGCGGGGAGATCGCCGGGGGCCGGGTGGCCTCGGCCGAGCGGCTGCCGGAGGACGGCGGCTTCCGCGTCGCGCTGGAGGACGGCTCCTCGGTGGAGGCGCGCAGGCTCCTGGTGACGACGGGGCTCGTGGACGAGCTGCCGCCCGTACCGGGGCTGGCGGAGCGCTGGGGGCGGGAGGTGCTGCACTGCCCGTACTGCCACGGGCGCGAGGTGGCGGACCGCCCGGTCGGGGTGCTGTCCGTCGGCCCCCTCGCCGTACATCAGGCGCTGATGTGGCGGCAGTGGAGCGACGACGTCACCCTCTTCCGCCACACGGGCCCGGAGCCGACGGACGAGGAGTACGAGCAGCTCGCCGCGCGCGGGGTGGCCGTGGTGGACGGCGAAGTGGAGGGGCTGGAGGTCACGGACGACCGGCTCACCGGCGTACGTCTGGCGGGCGGCCGGGTGATCCCGCGCGAGGCCGTCGTGGTGCAGGCCCGTTTCACCGCCCGCTCGGCCGTGCTGGAGTCGCTCGGCCTGGCGGCGGTCCCGCAGGAGATGGGCGGTGAGGTGATCGGTACGTACGTCCCCACCGACCCGGTCGGCGCGACGGAGGTCCCCGGGGTCTGGGCCGCGGGCAACGTCACCCGCCTCACCGAACAGGTCATCGGCGCCGCCGCGGCCGGTCTGATGGCGGGCGCCGCGATCAACGGCGACCTGATCGCGGAGGACACCCGGATCGCGGTGGAGGAGCGGCGGCGCGGCTGA
- a CDS encoding winged helix-turn-helix transcriptional regulator has protein sequence MVTKQFSGSPDEADLRRADSLAREIFSDVANKWALLIIEALGDRTLRFSEVLKEVDGISHKMLTQNLRMLERNGLVERTVYPTVPPKVEYTLTEPGQGLRGTVHRMCDWTQQYLGHIEEARDRFPG, from the coding sequence ATGGTGACCAAGCAGTTCAGCGGCTCGCCCGACGAGGCGGACCTGCGCCGAGCGGACTCCCTGGCGCGGGAGATCTTCTCGGACGTCGCCAACAAATGGGCGCTCCTGATCATCGAGGCCCTCGGGGACCGCACCCTGCGCTTCAGCGAGGTACTGAAGGAGGTCGACGGCATCAGCCACAAGATGCTCACCCAGAACCTGCGCATGCTGGAGCGCAACGGCCTGGTCGAGCGGACCGTGTACCCGACGGTCCCGCCGAAGGTCGAGTACACCCTCACCGAGCCGGGCCAAGGCCTGCGGGGGACGGTCCACCGCATGTGCGACTGGACGCAGCAGTATCTGGGCCACATCGAGGAGGCCCGCGACCGCTTCCCGGGCTGA
- a CDS encoding glycoside hydrolase family 3 N-terminal domain-containing protein, whose product MYRTPRLRPRKGRSRPATAVLAAAAVLATLLAGAAPSQAAPDDEPAPVLIDRFEGEVPLGNTPPADAIFTWGGNATDHPQLKLAERADAPEGEKVLEGSYDISAYGGFSHEFAVDTPPQDWTAHKGVRFWWYGQNTAPLPPGSGKRIHFEIKDGGANGGASELWTTSFTDDWEGWQLVEIPFADFVYRADYQPVGGIDQILGLNEMWGYAFTMPPGAPGAFALDAVELYGKADPALTASVVTDAAVHPVKNGGSADLTLSVATTGSVPTEEPITVTYATQGGTAVAGKDYTPVSGTHTFPAGTASGTSHKVTVRTAKASKPAEAKTIPLELTVTGAKAPAEHPQVVIDAHGLPYQNAKLPVKQRVADLLGRMSLAEKAGQMTQAERNALRTPGDIAAYDLGSLLSGGGSVPTPNTAAAWAKMVDAYQLRAQATRFQIPLIYGVDAVHGHNNVVGATIMPHNIGIGAGRDPKSAEKTGAITAKEVRATGIPWDFAPCVCVTRDERWGRSYEAFGEDPALVEAMETVIQGMQGHPSGKDLHRNDKVLGSAKHFVGDGGTEYGSSTTGSYTTDQGITKVTRQELEAVHLSPFAESVKRGVGTIMPSYSSLDIIGDGEGPVKMHAHGEMINGVLKDRMGFEGFVISDWQAIDQIPGDYPSDVRTSVNAGLDMIMVPTAYQEFTKTLKDEVTAGRISEARIDDAVSRILTQKFRLGLFEKPYADSTHLDKVGSAAHRAVAREAVAKSQVLLKNDGAVLPLKPNQKVYVAGSNADDIGNQAGGWTISWQGSSGKITPGTTILEGMKKAAKNPDSVTYSKDASAATDGHDVGVVVVGETPYAEGIGDVGNGHDLELTAADKAAVEKVCAAMKCAVLIVSGRPQLIGDQLGDMDALVASWLPGSEGDGVADVLYGKRPFTGQLPVTWPKSEAQLPINVGDTAYDPQFPYGWGLTTLNKPPAGGELTLAALAVAAQVAQKAKLGKTPAGKAIVDQARLLVQQKINGKFTQSVSKPFAEADHLLLKGDLTGAVAKLRTAYRAA is encoded by the coding sequence ATGTATCGCACCCCGCGCCTCCGCCCCCGCAAGGGCCGGAGCAGACCCGCGACCGCCGTCCTGGCCGCCGCCGCGGTCCTGGCCACCCTGCTCGCCGGAGCCGCGCCCAGCCAGGCGGCCCCCGACGACGAACCGGCCCCCGTCCTCATCGACCGTTTCGAGGGCGAGGTCCCGCTCGGCAACACCCCGCCCGCCGACGCCATCTTCACCTGGGGCGGCAACGCCACCGACCACCCGCAGCTGAAGCTGGCCGAGCGCGCCGACGCCCCCGAGGGCGAAAAGGTCCTCGAAGGCTCCTACGACATAAGCGCGTACGGCGGGTTCAGCCACGAGTTCGCCGTGGACACCCCGCCCCAGGACTGGACCGCCCACAAGGGCGTCCGCTTCTGGTGGTACGGCCAGAACACCGCGCCCCTGCCGCCCGGTTCGGGCAAGCGCATCCACTTCGAGATCAAGGACGGCGGGGCGAACGGCGGCGCCTCCGAGCTGTGGACCACCTCCTTCACCGACGACTGGGAGGGCTGGCAGCTCGTCGAGATCCCGTTCGCGGACTTCGTCTACCGGGCCGACTACCAGCCCGTCGGCGGCATCGACCAGATCCTGGGTCTCAACGAGATGTGGGGGTACGCCTTCACCATGCCGCCCGGCGCCCCCGGGGCCTTCGCCCTGGACGCCGTCGAGCTGTACGGCAAGGCCGACCCGGCGCTGACCGCGAGCGTGGTGACCGACGCGGCCGTGCACCCCGTGAAGAACGGCGGCAGCGCGGACCTCACCCTCTCCGTCGCCACCACCGGCTCCGTCCCCACCGAGGAGCCGATCACCGTCACGTACGCCACCCAGGGCGGCACGGCGGTCGCGGGCAAGGACTACACCCCGGTCAGCGGCACCCACACCTTCCCCGCCGGCACCGCCTCCGGGACCAGCCACAAGGTGACCGTCCGCACGGCGAAGGCGTCCAAGCCCGCCGAGGCGAAGACGATCCCGCTGGAGCTGACCGTCACCGGCGCCAAGGCCCCGGCGGAGCACCCGCAGGTCGTCATCGACGCCCACGGACTCCCGTACCAGAACGCCAAGCTGCCCGTGAAGCAGCGGGTCGCGGACCTGCTGGGCCGGATGTCCCTCGCGGAGAAGGCCGGTCAGATGACCCAGGCCGAACGCAACGCGCTCCGCACCCCCGGCGACATCGCCGCGTACGACCTCGGCTCGCTGCTCTCCGGCGGCGGCTCGGTCCCGACCCCCAACACGGCAGCCGCCTGGGCCAAGATGGTCGACGCCTACCAGCTCCGCGCCCAGGCCACCCGCTTCCAGATCCCGCTGATCTACGGCGTGGACGCGGTGCACGGCCACAACAACGTGGTCGGCGCGACGATCATGCCGCACAACATCGGCATCGGCGCGGGCCGCGACCCGAAGAGCGCCGAGAAGACGGGTGCGATCACCGCGAAGGAGGTCCGGGCCACCGGCATCCCGTGGGACTTCGCCCCTTGCGTCTGCGTCACGCGCGACGAGCGCTGGGGCCGCTCCTACGAGGCGTTCGGTGAGGACCCGGCGCTGGTCGAGGCCATGGAGACGGTCATCCAGGGCATGCAGGGCCACCCGTCCGGCAAGGACCTGCACCGCAACGACAAGGTCCTCGGCAGCGCCAAGCACTTCGTCGGGGACGGCGGCACCGAGTACGGCTCCTCCACCACCGGCTCGTACACGACCGACCAGGGCATCACCAAGGTCACCCGCCAGGAGCTGGAGGCGGTGCACCTGTCGCCGTTCGCGGAGTCGGTCAAGCGGGGCGTGGGCACGATCATGCCGTCGTACTCCTCGCTCGACATCATCGGTGACGGCGAGGGCCCGGTGAAGATGCACGCCCACGGCGAGATGATCAACGGTGTCCTCAAGGACCGGATGGGCTTCGAGGGCTTCGTCATCAGCGACTGGCAGGCCATCGACCAGATCCCCGGCGACTACCCGAGCGACGTCCGTACGTCGGTCAACGCCGGACTCGACATGATCATGGTCCCGACCGCGTACCAGGAGTTCACCAAGACCCTGAAGGACGAGGTAACGGCGGGCCGGATCAGCGAGGCCCGGATCGACGACGCGGTCTCCCGCATCCTCACCCAGAAGTTCCGCCTCGGCCTCTTCGAGAAGCCGTACGCGGACAGCACCCACCTGGACAAGGTCGGCTCGGCCGCACACCGCGCGGTGGCGCGCGAGGCGGTGGCGAAGTCGCAGGTGCTCCTGAAGAACGACGGAGCGGTCCTGCCCCTCAAGCCGAACCAGAAGGTGTACGTCGCCGGGTCCAACGCCGACGACATCGGCAACCAGGCCGGCGGCTGGACGATCAGCTGGCAGGGCTCCTCCGGCAAGATCACTCCCGGCACCACGATCCTGGAGGGGATGAAGAAGGCGGCGAAGAACCCCGACTCCGTCACGTACTCGAAGGACGCCTCGGCCGCCACGGACGGTCACGACGTGGGCGTGGTGGTCGTCGGGGAGACCCCGTACGCCGAAGGCATCGGTGACGTCGGCAACGGCCACGACCTGGAGCTGACCGCCGCCGACAAGGCCGCCGTCGAGAAGGTCTGCGCGGCCATGAAGTGCGCAGTCCTCATCGTCTCGGGCCGCCCGCAGCTCATCGGGGACCAGCTCGGGGACATGGACGCGCTGGTCGCCTCCTGGCTGCCGGGCTCCGAGGGCGACGGCGTGGCCGACGTGCTCTACGGCAAGCGCCCCTTCACCGGACAGCTCCCGGTGACCTGGCCGAAGTCGGAGGCGCAGCTTCCGATCAACGTCGGGGACACGGCGTACGACCCGCAGTTCCCGTACGGCTGGGGCCTGACGACCCTGAACAAGCCCCCGGCCGGAGGCGAGCTGACCCTCGCCGCCCTCGCCGTCGCCGCCCAGGTGGCGCAGAAGGCGAAGCTGGGCAAGACCCCGGCGGGCAAGGCCATCGTGGACCAGGCGCGGCTGCTGGTCCAGCAGAAGATCAACGGGAAGTTCACGCAGAGTGTCTCCAAGCCCTTCGCGGAGGCGGACCACCTGCTGCTCAAGGGTGACCTGACGGGCGCGGTGGCCAAGCTGCGCACGGCCTACCGAGCCGCGTAG
- a CDS encoding DUF397 domain-containing protein, producing the protein MSRAAHLAPGRTTLHWFKSSHSSDQGGACIEVAYDWHKSSYSNGDGGNCIEVAAHPAAVHIRDSKVTDGPVLTVEPAAWGAFVRSGTAL; encoded by the coding sequence ATGTCCCGCGCAGCACACCTGGCCCCAGGCCGCACCACCCTCCACTGGTTCAAGTCCAGCCACAGCAGCGACCAGGGCGGCGCCTGCATCGAAGTCGCCTACGACTGGCACAAGTCCAGCTACAGCAACGGTGACGGCGGCAACTGCATCGAAGTCGCCGCCCACCCCGCCGCCGTCCACATCCGCGACTCCAAGGTGACCGACGGGCCCGTCCTCACCGTCGAGCCCGCCGCCTGGGGCGCCTTCGTGCGGAGCGGCACCGCTCTCTGA
- a CDS encoding GH1 family beta-glucosidase has protein sequence MNLATSPQRLLRPTAVRGLPAGFRWGVATSAYQIEGAAAEDGRTPSIWDTFCRVPGAVEGGENGDVACDHYHRMPEDVELIAGLGVDTYRFSLAWPRIQPGGRGPANAKGLDFYKRLVDELHGRGVTPWITLYHWDLPQELEDAGGWPARDTALRFAEYASLAYEALGDRVEHWTTLNEPWCSAMLGYAYGVHAPGRKDFGASMHAVHHLLLGHGLAARALREAAGSNPLELGITLNLGTATPETPSEADREACRRADGMGTRLYLDPITHGRYPADVVADLAAQGVELPLQEGDLAAISTPLDVLGVNFYRGMQFSGVTEDGSPTDADGLPVVRVVERELPRTAMDWEITPTELADLLVRLERDYGLPTVITENGAAFDDAVAEDGSVPDADRTAYLADHIDAVVAARAQGADVRGYFAWSLMDNFEWAYGYDKRFGIVRVDYATQTRTLKDSAKWYRDTIRLTRDEQR, from the coding sequence ATGAACCTCGCCACCAGCCCGCAGCGCCTCCTCCGTCCCACCGCGGTACGCGGACTCCCGGCCGGCTTCCGCTGGGGCGTCGCCACCTCCGCGTACCAGATCGAGGGAGCCGCCGCCGAGGACGGCCGCACCCCCTCCATCTGGGACACCTTCTGCCGGGTGCCCGGCGCGGTCGAGGGCGGTGAGAACGGGGATGTGGCCTGCGACCACTACCACCGGATGCCCGAGGACGTGGAGCTGATCGCGGGCCTCGGCGTCGACACGTACCGCTTCTCGCTCGCCTGGCCCCGCATCCAGCCGGGCGGCCGGGGCCCGGCGAACGCGAAGGGGCTGGACTTCTACAAGCGGCTGGTCGACGAACTCCACGGGCGGGGCGTCACCCCGTGGATCACTCTCTACCACTGGGACCTGCCGCAGGAGTTGGAGGACGCGGGCGGCTGGCCCGCACGGGACACGGCCCTGCGCTTCGCGGAGTACGCCTCCCTCGCGTACGAGGCCCTCGGCGACCGGGTCGAGCACTGGACCACGCTCAACGAGCCCTGGTGCTCGGCGATGCTCGGTTACGCGTACGGCGTCCACGCCCCCGGCCGCAAGGATTTCGGCGCCTCGATGCACGCCGTCCACCATCTGCTCCTGGGCCATGGACTGGCGGCCCGGGCGCTGCGGGAGGCGGCGGGGAGCAACCCCCTGGAGCTGGGCATCACCCTCAACCTGGGCACCGCCACACCCGAGACGCCGAGCGAGGCGGACCGGGAGGCGTGCCGCCGCGCCGACGGCATGGGCACCCGCCTCTACCTGGACCCGATCACGCACGGCCGCTACCCGGCGGACGTCGTCGCGGACCTGGCCGCCCAGGGCGTGGAACTCCCGTTGCAGGAAGGCGACTTGGCGGCGATCTCCACCCCGCTCGACGTTCTCGGCGTCAACTTCTACCGGGGGATGCAGTTCTCCGGGGTCACCGAGGACGGATCACCGACCGACGCCGATGGGCTGCCCGTCGTCCGGGTGGTGGAGCGGGAGCTGCCCCGTACGGCGATGGACTGGGAGATCACTCCTACCGAACTCGCCGATCTGCTCGTACGGTTGGAGCGTGACTACGGACTCCCGACCGTCATCACCGAGAACGGTGCCGCCTTCGACGACGCCGTGGCCGAGGACGGCTCCGTCCCCGACGCCGACCGCACCGCCTACCTCGCGGACCACATCGACGCCGTCGTCGCCGCCCGCGCCCAAGGGGCCGACGTCCGGGGCTACTTCGCCTGGTCGCTGATGGACAACTTCGAGTGGGCGTACGGCTACGACAAGCGGTTCGGCATCGTCCGGGTCGACTACGCCACGCAGACCCGCACGCTCAAGGACAGCGCCAAGTGGTACCGCGACACGATCCGGCTCACCCGGGACGAGCAGCGGTAA
- a CDS encoding RidA family protein has translation MAITLLDPEGLPKIGAYRQVSVATGSRLVFVAGQVAWDADGTTVGAGDLVAQVEQCYLNIGTALAAAGGSFDDVAKLTVYVVDWTPDKLPLFLEGAARAAAKLGVTPVPPGTLVGVAALDVPEHLVEIEATAVLA, from the coding sequence ATGGCCATCACTCTGTTGGACCCCGAAGGACTGCCGAAGATCGGTGCCTACCGGCAGGTCTCGGTCGCGACCGGATCCCGGCTCGTCTTCGTCGCCGGGCAGGTCGCCTGGGACGCCGACGGCACCACGGTCGGTGCGGGCGACCTCGTCGCCCAGGTCGAGCAGTGCTACCTGAACATCGGGACGGCGCTGGCCGCGGCCGGCGGCTCGTTCGACGACGTGGCGAAGCTGACCGTGTACGTCGTCGACTGGACGCCCGACAAGCTGCCGCTGTTCCTGGAGGGCGCGGCCCGGGCGGCGGCGAAGCTGGGCGTCACCCCGGTCCCGCCGGGCACGCTGGTGGGCGTCGCGGCCCTGGACGTACCGGAGCACCTGGTGGAGATCGAGGCGACGGCGGTCCTGGCCTGA
- a CDS encoding GlsB/YeaQ/YmgE family stress response membrane protein, whose translation MSIIAWILIGLFAGAIAKALMPGKDPGGCLLTMVIGIVGGLLGGWLGKVIFGVDSIDGFFSLSTWIAAVVGSVIILLLYRLVSGQRTR comes from the coding sequence GTGAGCATCATCGCCTGGATCCTCATCGGCCTGTTCGCGGGCGCCATCGCCAAGGCGCTGATGCCGGGCAAGGACCCGGGCGGCTGTCTCCTGACGATGGTCATCGGCATCGTGGGCGGGCTGCTCGGCGGCTGGCTGGGCAAGGTGATCTTCGGCGTCGACTCGATCGACGGATTCTTCAGCCTGTCGACGTGGATCGCGGCCGTCGTCGGTTCGGTGATCATCCTGCTGCTCTACCGCCTGGTCTCGGGTCAGCGGACCCGCTGA
- a CDS encoding AraC family transcriptional regulator has product MLERLNEAMEYIESHLGERIEVADLARTATTSEYHFRRMFSALAGVPLAEYIRRRRMTVAGAEVLGHPDRTLLEVAVRYGYDTGEGFARAFRAVHGIGPGEARRTGAVLRSQQRLTFRLVVEGSSAMNYRLVEKGEFRVVGRRARVPLIHEGPNPAIAEFIRSIGREELERIAALSDQEPAGLVGVSDQLDPSRAEGTELDYYHGVVTGPEPSDEGTEEGLDSLPVPAGAWAVFTNDGEFPQALQYLWRDVFTQWFPSNPYASRPGPEILSVRLYEEGRRAAAELWIPVERVERLEREPGR; this is encoded by the coding sequence TTGCTGGAACGACTGAACGAGGCCATGGAGTACATCGAGTCGCACCTCGGTGAGCGCATCGAGGTCGCGGACCTCGCGCGGACCGCGACGACCTCGGAGTACCACTTCCGCCGGATGTTCTCCGCACTGGCGGGCGTCCCGCTGGCGGAGTACATCCGCCGACGCCGGATGACCGTCGCGGGCGCCGAGGTCCTCGGGCACCCCGACCGCACGCTCCTGGAGGTGGCCGTGCGCTACGGCTACGACACGGGGGAGGGCTTTGCCCGCGCGTTCCGGGCCGTGCACGGCATCGGCCCCGGCGAGGCCCGGCGGACCGGCGCGGTTCTGCGGTCCCAGCAACGCCTGACCTTCCGGCTCGTCGTCGAAGGGAGCAGTGCCATGAACTACAGGCTGGTGGAGAAGGGGGAGTTCCGGGTGGTGGGGAGGAGGGCCCGCGTACCCCTGATCCATGAGGGGCCGAATCCGGCCATCGCGGAGTTCATCCGCTCTATCGGGCGGGAGGAGCTGGAGCGCATCGCGGCCCTCTCCGACCAGGAGCCGGCCGGGCTGGTCGGCGTGAGCGACCAGCTCGACCCGAGCCGGGCGGAGGGCACCGAACTCGACTACTACCACGGCGTGGTGACGGGCCCGGAGCCCTCGGACGAGGGCACGGAGGAGGGCTTGGACTCCCTGCCCGTACCGGCCGGTGCCTGGGCGGTCTTCACGAACGACGGGGAGTTCCCGCAGGCCCTCCAGTACCTCTGGCGGGACGTCTTCACCCAGTGGTTCCCCTCGAACCCGTACGCCTCCCGGCCCGGCCCGGAGATCCTGAGCGTGCGGTTGTACGAGGAGGGGAGGCGTGCGGCGGCGGAGCTGTGGATCCCGGTGGAGCGGGTGGAGCGGCTGGAGCGCGAGCCGGGCCGCTAG